From one Triticum aestivum cultivar Chinese Spring chromosome 4B, IWGSC CS RefSeq v2.1, whole genome shotgun sequence genomic stretch:
- the LOC123092802 gene encoding vegetative cell wall protein gp1 has protein sequence MENVLLDRSSGSFEYPKRGVYGGRPARPHGAYGSSRTCPQYHHFQKSGAWNSAPAPALPYAYPRPPIYSSPSLPLLPSNQPPLLPLPPTATKYATFSYPPPPTPPRAVRPAAPTAVAPAAASRQLSQRDRRRRPVKPPAAEPAREQKKKKPLERATPLPPAPAVTEALDDLEQELARSCLQDLLHALAPPPSSLPLPRFSLVVKASPHSATAGKVVPAAPSCNAEAATADGLRRLLRL, from the coding sequence ATGGAGAACGTTCTGCTGGATCGTTCGTCCGGAAGCTTCGAGTACCCCAAGAGGGGCGTCTATGGCGGTAGGCCGGCGAGGCCGCACGGCGCGTACGGCTCCTCCCGCACGTGCCCGCAGTACCATCACTTCCAGAAAAGTGGCGCATGGAACTCCGCCCCGGCTCCCGCTCTTCCATATGCATACCCGAGGCCGCCGATATACTCGTCGCCGTCTCTCCCTCTCCTGCCGTCCAACCAGCCACCCCTCCTGCCGCTCCCACCCACCGCCACCAAGTACGCCACTTTCTCCTACCCACCACCTCCAACACCGCCGCGTGCCGTCAGGCCGGCGGCGCCAACGGCCGTCGCGCCGGCTGCGGCGTCGCGCCAGCTGAGCCAGAGagacaggaggaggaggccggttaAGCCGCCGGCCGCAGAACCGGCAAGGGAGCAGAAAAAGAAGAAGCCGCTGGAGCGGGCGACGCCACTGCCGCCGGCGCCCGCGGTGACCGAGGCGCTGGACGACCTCGAGCAGGAGCTGGCCCGGAGCTGCCTCCAGGACCTGCTGCACGCGCTGGCACCGCCGCCCAGCAGCCTGCCGCTGCCCAGGTTCTCCCTCGTCGTCAAAGCGTCTCCCCACTCCGCCACGGCCGGCAAGGTGGTGCCGGCTGCCCCGTCCTGCAACGCTGAGGCGGCCACCGCCGacggcctccgccgcctcctccgcctctag